The Salvia miltiorrhiza cultivar Shanhuang (shh) chromosome 2, IMPLAD_Smil_shh, whole genome shotgun sequence DNA window TACATGCAGGTTATCTGGTTCTCGGGCGAGTTTTAGAAGTTTTGGAGGCCGTTTTGAAGAGCATTGGagcagccaccgccgcctcacggcggccgccgcctcggCGCCGCCCGCCGCCTGGCGGCGCCCGCCTGTTGCTGATTGGAGAAGAGCTGCGAAGGGggtaggcggcggcgccgtagggcggcggccgccgcctgcggcggccgccgcctcccaggcggccgccgcccacgtttttcggcagttacgtttcaAGGGGTTTAAAATccttttttagggtttttggcGAGTATTCTCGATcccagcagcctctagggcgatttcCACTATTTTCCTTTGGTTTTTAGAGATTCAAAACATCAACTTTCGCTCTCGGATTCATTGGATTACTGTGGATTGCACTTTTCATTCCGTTGGATTAGTTTACTTGGATCactacgttttgtaagaactcatttgtTTCTCTTAGTTAATTTGAATCCTTTGATTTATTTGAAtcctttgttttatgcttttgatgaatgtgatgatttgaagttaCTTTCGTTGAATCTTGATAATTTACGTGATTCGTTAGTTCGTCATTGTTTGCCTACGTATTTCTCTTGTTTGAGTATGCTTAGGAATCTCTCTCTTATGGTGATTTAAGCTTTCTTGAAAACTGAATtggatgcttgatttagtttcttgcctaggtagtaaTTAATCGTTGATGTTCatgagtttatgatcgtttggtttagagtactagattgaaaccctagttgatagCCTTAATGTTCAATCTCTATGTTCTTAGTTATTACATGTCtactgcattagttaatgtttattgctttcttccgtttatgttttggtgattagagtgcgagatagtgccagacccaactacccgattagagtgtttaggtttatttcccgttttctgtgcgtagcatgatcagagccctgcttagccttccttgagagacgacttgggttagcttattacactaggacgacctcgtacgattgcgagtcaatcccttaggtgttttgggttgagtcagaGATTCTATGAAAAGCCGATACAACCCTTGAAGGTAAGAATTCCCTCAAGAAAGGTGGTGGGAATAGATCGTTTGACAAGGGAGGAAAACTAAGACCTCGTTACATCAGGCCATATGATATTCTCGAACGAGTTAGTGAGGTAGCATATCGGTTAGCGTCGCCGCCAAGCTTGACTTCGATACATAACGTCTTCCATGTCTCGTCTTTGAGAAAATTCGTCCACGACCCGGGCAAGATTGTGAATCACGTCGAACTAGATAGGGACCTAACTTATGATGAGCACCCGATAACCATTTTGAATAGAAAAGTTCATGTGTTAAGAAGTTAAGAAATCCCTCTAGTCAAAGTCCAATAGAATAGACATGATCATAGCGAGGCTGCATGGGAAAAGGAAGATGACATTAGATCTAGATACCCTCTTTTGTTTGACTCAGGTAAGTAATTTCgaggatgattttttttttagttggtaAGGATGTAGTGACCCAAAATATTTTAACttcaaattattaaatttttaatttctttaattatttttactaattaaattttaagtcttATAAGTCGCGCCTAGATATTGCATGAGCATGAGCATTTAATCATTTCaagcatttattattattattcgttTGTTATAAGTTACTACATATTTAAGcccaaataattatatttttatttcagcccaattcttttttttttttttttggcccaAAGAAAAAGCAGTAGGGTTTTGGCACTTTCATTGACTCTCGTTCCCTGCATGATCTGTGCCCTAATTTTCCTTTTTAGCAAAtcccaaattttggaaagatttTTCTTAATTGATTCTTCTGCTAGAAATAAACCTCCAATTTCTTGTATAAATAGCAGCCCTTACATCTCTTTTTCCACACACGCACTTTCAGCAACAAGCCGTCTGTGAGCGAGGTAACCCCTCTcctcattttttcttccttcttcttcacGGGCCTCTGTGTTGTATTCTTCTTATATGGATTCCCCGTCAGGAAGTAAATGAGTTACTGTtccctttatatttttttcactgtcacaatatttttttatttttttttgagaaaacaaGGGCAACTTTCATTAATCAGCAAGAAGAGAGTTTAGAAACAGAAGGGAGACCTCAGAAACAAACTGAGCCACACGATTAAGGAGAGAAACTTTAGCTAAACAATCAGCTATATAGTTGCCTTCACGGGGTGTCCAGCTGAAGGAGCAGCATCCAAACGAGGCAGCCAAACTTATAATCTTGTCAACAGAGTCACCAAGAGAAGAACGATCCTCCTTCCTGTTCTGTAATCTCCAAAATAAGGATTGGCAATCAGTCTCGATGATGATGTCTTCGAGTCCCTTATCTTTGCACATGATCAGGCCTTCAAGAATCGCTCTAGCCTCGCCTTCTTCCGCCGAGTAAAACCCCGGGATAAAACCCTGACGACCACCCACCAACATCCCATCCTTGTTCGTGCTCACCACACCAAAGCCAAAGCCACGTCCCACATCAATCGCTGCATCACAATTAATCTTGAACTGAGAGTCACGAGAACACTTGAGAGTAAGGTTTCTGGCAAGCGATAGGTGATCAGGTAAAGGTTTCGAGCAAACAGCTCGCTGCGCTATCATAAGACAATCACCATGAGAGAGCGATTTGTCCTGGAAAATAAGGAGGTTCCGAGAGTACCAGTAGGCCCAGGCAATCGCCGCAAACAAAGTGTGAACCTCCTTAACCGGATTCTGGCGAATGCGATCAAGCCAAGAAGCGATGGGGCAAATATCATTACTAGCCAAAGGTTGAAGACCAAGAGGGGACAATATTGATTCCTTAGTTACtcctcattttctctctctatcagAAACTCTATTTTCTTATGAGTACACGTATGTATAGCATCAATTGTTTTCTTTTACCTTTCCTGCCTagcaatattttatttaaatagttTCTGCATGCCTATTGATTTGTTGGGTGATTT harbors:
- the LOC131008305 gene encoding uncharacterized protein LOC131008305, which produces MIAQRAVCSKPLPDHLSLARNLTLKCSRDSQFKINCDAAIDVGRGFGFGVVSTNKDGMLVGGRQGFIPGFYSAEEGEARAILEGLIMCKDKGLEDIIIETDCQSLFWRLQNRKEDRSSLGDSVDKIISLAASFGCCSFSWTPREGNYIADCLAKVSLLNRVAQFVSEVSLLFLNSLLAD